The Amaranthus tricolor cultivar Red isolate AtriRed21 chromosome 14, ASM2621246v1, whole genome shotgun sequence DNA window GGTTTTAGATCAAACTCTCTTAATAAGTAAGAACTACGAAGGAATACCGGAATAGGTAACCCAGAATTGTGAATGGCGACGGTAGGAGGATCTAGTAGAGAAGGAACAGCCAAAGCAGCAGTGGCTGATCAGATTACACAGTCGATCCAATCTACCTCCAATCTTCTTCAACTTATGCACCAATCTTCTCCTTCTCAGGCATTTTTCTATTCTTTTTCCCGATGTTCTAATCCATTAAGAATTTATCATTCTTGATTCCTGAAATTTCTTAATAAATCCGACTTATTATTGTCTACCAGTGTTTTGTTATGGGagttaattttctaaatttccGCTGTTGTTGAATGCTAGGGTTTGTAAAGTTGCAAATTTGAATGTATTATCTTAATGAATTCAGTTCCATTTTAAGATTGATTtagttttatattgtttttcgATCACAATTTCTCTGTTGTTGAATTCTAGGGTTTTGTCAAGCTGCAAATTCGCATGTCATTTCATATAAAGTTTAGCTTCGAcccaaaattaattcatttttaaattgttcttCGATCATTCTTCGAAAATGGGATCAGAGAAGAGACGTGgataaacaatatatatattgctTATCTACAAAAAAGATTGAATCTTGAGGCAACTTATGGTTATCTTGAAGAGATTGATGCTTTATAGTATAAATCAGAAACTAATTTTCTGTGGGCGAGCTGTTTAATTTTGCTTTCAACAATGAACTTACTCGTTTTCGTGCTGTTGATGTTACTGCCAAGCTTGGCTATTGTGCTTAGCTGAAACCCTAATTTAAGCATATGTTTGCATTGCCATATCTAATTTGATGAAGGAAGCGTGATTTGGTGTGAGCAAAGAAATTTTCAAGGTTATGTGTAATTaatggtatatatttttataggtGAATAGATGTGGTTTGAAATGAATCAACATTTGAGGATAATAGGATTAACAAATCAAGCTTATTTCTTTTGatggataaaaattaaagttaCTTGGAAATGACATGAATGGTGAATGAGGCAACAGAACATGTGCATAAAAACTTTTGAATCCTAGGTGGATAAAGCAAAATAATGTTCTCCTGGTTTCTAAGAGGGGCCACCTACCTTTTTCGCTATTGATGTTATGCCGGtaatgaactgtttaaaggcaTGTAACTAGTTGATGTGTAGCATATCTACTCTAATCAGAGTAATGGCAATTAATTTTGTGATGTATGTGCAGAATGTTAAAGAAAAAACCGAAGAAATTTCTATCGTATTAGCAAATTATTTGGTTAATTATGCTGCATTGTTCATGTAGGCCCAGTTAGCGAAGCTTCCCAAGAACCTTTTGGCAAAAACAGATATGATCAGAAATACTGGGCAAGTATGTTATCATTATCTGCAGGAACCATGTAAAAGTTAGCAGCAATGTTTTTTGTTCTTAATTCCTACACTCATAATGCAGGTTCTGCAGCAGCTACCTCTTGTGGTTTCATCACTTGATGCATATATGGATGATGGATTACAATGGTATAGTGCATATATCTAAAATGTTTATCTTTGATGCGTATTCTCAGGAACTGTGCCAGTATATATGGATTTAGTGGATCCGTATATTTTCTTGCTTTTCATCATATTCTTGGCTTTTGTGTTTGCAGCATTCCTCATTTAAAGACTGTAACCCAACTCCTAACAAACATGGAAAGCTCCCAGCTCAAGTCTTCTCATTCTAGCCTTGACGAGTAAGGAAACAGGCAAGTCGCTCTCATCCTCTTCCTTCTCGACCTGCGAAGAAAACTTCTTTGATCGTTATGTGATGGAAGTGTTCAGGAGCATGATTTAGAATCCTTTATTCAGACTTTCTGTTTAAACTTACATTGCTAGGTTTTGTATTTGATGTCCATACATGTATCTTGTGTGGAGAGTTGAATTTGggtattttttaagtttaatgcATTAGCTTGTAAACTCATTCATGTTGAGGAAATTTATTCCTTTCAGTTTCAAGAGGGGTCAATAGACCAATCTTCAAAGTAGCCTAAAACTACCAATCTAAAGAGTAATAAGAGGGGTTGGTCGGCGGAGACTTGTTCTGAAAAGATAGCTAAGCCACTTTAGCGAGAGCTGTTAAGTGTGACTTGTTCTCTTAATATTCAAGTGTTCCAGACAACCACTAGTTGCTTTATGGTACATGGTCTTTGTAAGAAAATAGAATTAGTAAAAAATTAGAATAAGTTAGGCTTTATCTAGGATCTATTGTTAGCATATTTATAACATCTATTGTTAGTGAAGGTTTGTAAGAGTACTATAACTCTTTAAGAGGTGGGTGAATAGAGTTTGACGGATATTTATaaatacttcacaaaatattcgAAACAATGAGACATAAATGAAGAATCTGAATCtccaaaacatttaaaaacaattaCAATTGAGGAGAGCTAAAATTAAGAACAACATAAAACTTTGATCAATAGAACAAAGTAAACGTTAGAAGCTTGGTTGTTGTAGTTGTCgtgattgtttttcttgaagtttgatgaagagTCAATTCATAAGAAATGCCTTAAGTAGCCGTTAGGAGCATTAGGTCTTCATCACCAAGTTTTTCTAGGTTTTGTTAGGTTATGCATGGGCTTTCAAggttttttatcttttgaaactTAGGCCTTGATTTGCTCAATTAAaagcaaattaattttaaccacaaaAGTTagtttaaacaataataataataatagaacaaTTATCCAATATTATAGCAACCCATTTTGATTAAGCTTTATCATAAAATATTTATCCTATTTTAATCATAACAAACTAATTAAAATGTAGAATTATATCTTTTagaatatttagaaatattttaataataatgttttttagaTATAAATTAAGGAAAAGTAGTTTCATAATTTTATGACATATTCCTAGCATAGTTAAGAACATCTTATATAGGCGTTTTAGAATAATTAACCTTAGAATGTttacttaataatttatataacaaCTTTAGCACATTAACAAATTATTTGGACATACTTAAGATAATTAAACAATTTTTCATGTAAATTGGACCattaatcaaataatttaattacttaatttattgattaatttaatgAGTTTTGAGTTATCATCATTTCAAGGAGTTcagtcttcaatctcctcctTGATGAAAAACATAACCATATTATCCTAAAATATGTTTCTAGATGAAAAACGTTTTAACTTTTTGTTAAACATCAACAATATATCTAAGTTAAATAACTTAATCGTgtaatcaaataaatatatataaacacacataATGTAACATGATAATTTATCAAGATATATGAGCATCATATCATAAAAAGTAACAtaaagaacttgaagaacatatcaaaaatatcaataactttTCAAGAATTAGTAACATAGCAAAGCAATCTTTAACAAATATTGCCAAGAACTTCAAGAACACTTTTCTTAAGTAATTCATTAATATTAACTGATCATATATCAATAATAACACAACACATATCAAATAACTATACCAATAGTTGAAATAATCATATATCATGTTTTATCAAAAACATTAAACGATTCTCAATAAGCCAGGCAAGAACATAACTTCAAAACTGGAACACATGCAAATGacataatattaaaagaatGCTATTAAAATCAAAGAACAGTAGCTTAGCATTAACATTTGCTTTTCGTATTTCATATGCATATGCAGCAGCAAGTTTAGCATGCATCAAGCTTAagcaacaataacaaaaataatatttagttAGTTGTAGAAACCGAAAGCATTCTCTCCCTTTTTGACTTTGACTTGAGTTAACAAAATGTGGGATTGTTTCTTCAAAAACTAACTAAACATAACcccaaaaaaattgtttttaagaCAACAATAGAAAGATCACTTCTTTGATATAGTCTTCCTTCTTTTTGGGGTAGGTTGTGGTGGTGGAGTGTCTTCCTTAGGTGGAGGGATGGCTTCTTTTGGTTGGAGTATGACTCTTTTACTGTTGTAGAAATGAGAACAACAATAGGTACTTCTTCATCAACCTCTACCTCTTATATCATCATCCCTTTCATGTCCTTGATGAAATTCTCAAGCATAAAGGTCAAAGTTGTGACCTTATCATTTAAGATCATGAAAAGAGCTTTAATCTTACAAACCTCTATATCAAGAGACTCGAGGCGAGAATGGGTGATGTAATCTTTGATTTGAGGTTTAAGACATGACAATTTTTACCATAAATCTTTGAGTTCTTCCTTCTCAGCATGGCAAAAATTTGAATATAATTCATATTTTGCATTAACCTTGAAAATTCCAATTGATGTAAGAACATTGCAAGAAAGGATTTGGGGGCCTTGATAATCGATTTCCTCATGATCAGAGGGAatgttaaaatgatcaaagactAAAGAAAGTAAATTAGCATATAGGGTAGGGCAATGTTTTGGATGGAGGAACTACAATAACGAATGTGAGAGAAAATCGATGATGCACAATCCACAGATTTATGAGAGGCTATCTTCCACATGAGAATGAGTTGGACATCAATAACCAACTCCTGTGAAAAGCCTTTTGGATGAATGGTTTTAACAAGCTGATAGTGAAGCAACTTTCTATTCAAATTTAGGGCATTATGAGCAAGCCGTTTTGAGGGTGAAAAGTCATGAAAACCGGACAGAACAAACATGTCCTTACCATTTTGAAAAGCAATAGAATTTGGTTTGCTATCATCAGAATATCCAGAGAAATTGATAAGTTCATTCATTAGGTTACGAGTGATGACAATTTCTTGTCCCTTAACAAAACTTCTAATGGCTGAAAATCCATCAACAGAAAAAGATAGATTGCAATAAAATAGTTTAAGAAGGTTTGGACAAGTGACAGAAACTGGTTTAAGAAGTTTACCTGGGGTGGACTCTATGAAAATTGAAACGATATCAAGATCTTCAAAAAGGAAAAATGTGTAGTCCAGCAGATCTACTTATGACATTGTGCGATTCTTGAAGACATCAACCCATTTTTCATAAACTGTATGGTTTTCAAACCATTGTTTGGGTACATCAACAGTAGTTGGTGGGGATAGTAAAGAAATTAATAGGTTGTTTTTGCGTTTCAAGAGATGGAAAATATTCTTGATGATTCTTGTTACTTTTCTTTCAGGTGCCATGATTAAAGCTTTGAAGGTAGAAAAGGTAACTAAGGATTTCTTGATTTTcaaagaagaagatgattgctTGTTTTGGAAAAGTAAAGTGACGATTCTTTGGGTTTTAAAAGGGTTAAAGATAACTTGTGATGGGAAGAAAGCAATAAAGGTGTAAGGTGTAACCCCTAAGATCATGCAATATCATTTAACATACCAAGTTCTATACGTATAAAAGCAAAACGACAAGATTCAAAACCTTTGTAATTATATCAGCAAGTTATTGTTTAATAGGAACAAAAGAGAGAGACtcattacctttttcaacatcgTCACGTATGAAATGATGACGTACCTCAATATGCTTTATACGAGAATGTTGGATTGGATTAGTTTTAATACAAATAACGCTTGTGTTGTCACAcattattggtatgcctttgagaTTTAGTCCAAGATCTCTAAGTTGTGCAATCCACCGTACTTGTGAGCAACAAGCTCCAGCTGCAATGTATTCTACTTTTGCTGTTGATAGAGGTACTGAATTTTGCTTCTTAGAGTGCCTAGAGATCAATGATGATTCTAAGAATTGACATGATTCAAATGTGCTCTTTCTATCAACTTCATATTCAACATAATCAGCATCCTAATAACCAACCAACGCAAAATTGCTACTACTAGGATACCAGAggccaaagtctttagtcccatgtaaATATCTAAATATTGTTTTGACGGTAGTTAATTGTGATTCTTTTAAATTAGCTTGAAATCTTACACATAAGTTTGCACTAAACATAACAACTAGCCATTAAATATAATAGAGAatcaatcatacctctataagatGTTTGATctacactcttaccatttaaaTCTTAATCCAAGCTTATGGTTGAGCTGATGATAGTGTTTGCACTTTTGTTAAAGATTACTTTGTTATGTTACTGATTCTTGAAAAGTTGCTGATTTTTGATatgttcttcaagttctttaTGTTACTAATTTATATGATGCTCAAATATCTTGATTAATTATCGTATTTGTATATGCTTATTTGATGACATGATTAAGTTATTTAATTTAGACATATTTGTATGTTATTCAAAAAGTTAATGGTTATCTAAAATAACTGGTTACCCTTATTCTTGAGTTAATGTTTACCTAAAATAACAGGTTACCCCTATTCATTTAAAAAAGGAAAAGTAATTGTATCTTTAACCGAATAAATCTTCACTCTCCTGCACTGTTTCTTTTTTCGACCTTGCCTCCATTCTCTCTGTTCAATTTAACTCTTTTGCCCAAGTTTGTTAAAGTTGCAAATGAGTGGATGTGATTCTTAACGCGGACGCAACACAAACTCAATTTTCACAAACTGGAGCCCAAATTGAAAACTGTTCGCAGGGGACCAAACTTAAGAGAGAATTTCTATTCTTGCCCAAAATTTTCCTTTGTGTTTtagttgattttgtttttgctttGTTTTGTAGAACGGTGATGGTTCTTTCTTTCACTCTCATGTTTATTAAATTGGCAGAGCAAGAGGTACCGTGTGGTATGTTGGTTTAGAAGGTGAGAAAATTGAAAGCAAAGAAAGATGATATGAAGAGTGCAATGTCTACTTtgagaaaagaaaatgatgagCTTAAGATGGATTTGATAAAAGCTGGTGTTAGGGgaaaacatcttttatttgctttCTTGGTTTCATGGGCTATGTTTGCCATAACGTTTTATGTACATGGTTTAGAGGATTGTAGAAGTAAGAAATTTGAAAATTGATAACATGTATGCAAATGTAACTCACTTTTTGTTAAGGATGCAACAACTTTGTTTGCACTTTCAATGTAGGATGTAATAAACGTACTTGTAATGTAGGATTttctatatatatcaaattagtcaattaataaaatttggATCATTATGTGTGTTCATCAATTCCTGTGCAATTTTTTCATACATCAATAACAATAGACAATATTGAAGGTAACCCTAATATCATATTACCTGGTAAAACCATACcattttttcaaaacaaaaccccatttattttcattaatccATTGTTCGCAAGTATAACTCGAAAACAACTAAAATGACCTAACCTTATATCCCACCAGCTCCATTGTATTTACTAGATAAGTCCGTCAAGTAATACATGGACAAATCATGATTTACTGCAAGCGTTCTATAAAAACCTTCAAAATAACTAATGCAACCTTAAGCTTTATTGAATTTTCCCTCATACAAAAGTCTAATAAACACATTTCGATCCATTAGTTTCATAATTGCAATaaaactcatatatatatatatatatatatatatatatatat harbors:
- the LOC130799698 gene encoding tobamovirus multiplication protein 2B, which translates into the protein MATVGGSSREGTAKAAVADQITQSIQSTSNLLQLMHQSSPSQAQLAKLPKNLLAKTDMIRNTGQVLQQLPLVVSSLDAYMDDGLQCIPHLKTVTQLLTNMESSQLKSSHSSLDE